One Dehalococcoidia bacterium genomic region harbors:
- a CDS encoding TIGR00725 family protein, whose amino-acid sequence MVDDALNIEALKPRTLIISVIGGADPPKHAIDMAYSVGQLLAKKGVAVVCGGLRGVMEAVCRGAKSEGGITIGILPGNDPNLSNEFIDFPIMTGMGYARNIIVVKTGRAVIAIDGAYGTLSEIGHALGDGIPVIGLETWKLPERSDLPIGLQIASSPSEAVNKAIDAALARSN is encoded by the coding sequence ATGGTAGACGATGCTTTGAATATTGAAGCCTTAAAGCCTAGAACTCTAATAATTTCGGTGATTGGTGGCGCAGATCCTCCTAAGCATGCAATTGATATGGCCTATTCGGTCGGTCAATTACTTGCCAAAAAAGGTGTAGCTGTTGTTTGTGGAGGATTACGAGGCGTAATGGAAGCGGTATGTCGAGGAGCTAAGTCCGAAGGTGGGATCACGATTGGGATATTGCCTGGCAACGATCCAAATTTGTCGAATGAATTTATTGATTTTCCCATCATGACAGGCATGGGATACGCGCGGAACATAATAGTTGTAAAAACTGGTCGTGCTGTAATTGCTATTGACGGAGCGTATGGAACACTTTCAGAGATAGGTCACGCCCTTGGGGACGGGATCCCCGTGATCGGGCTAGAAACTTGGAAGTTGCCAGAGCGTTCGGATTTGCCGATAGGACTGCAAATAGCCAGCTCTCCTTCAGAAGCAGTCAATAAAGCTATTGATGCGGCCTTAGCTCGCAGTAATTGA
- a CDS encoding NADH-quinone oxidoreductase subunit N: MPNFGLLITEFLIAGLGFVVLIADFSIPWRSRRAHNLTLALLASIGLIFIAIYSFANRSVDPEHLYEQLIFVDGFSLIFKILAMGIGAAVTLISIDYVYRKIRNPGEFYALIIFAVLGADLVASSGELLTAYISIEVMAFCLYVLVAISRGDGRSAEAAVKYILLGSLSSALMLLGIAILFGAIGETTFRYMESVMSALLGGSGNDPSMTVILGLALFFAGIGFKLSLVPFHLWAPDVYEGAPTPITAFIAVLSKAAVIALLIRFLAEAGYRSMDDWQLPLAILAAGTMTIGTLTALVQQNIKRLFAYSSIAQVGFILVGLISLNENGVNAVILHMCGYAFTNLAAFSVIMAIEVGQGDESIEGFSGLASRSPFMAMVMASSLFSLAGLPIYAGFVTKFLLFTSAVQAGLTWLMVVAVVNSLISLYYYIRIIKQMYVYEAVNSVRVSPSIVASIPIWLLFIGMVLIGIYPLPLMTAIDSATNALGPFLG; encoded by the coding sequence ATGCCTAATTTTGGACTTTTAATAACAGAATTTTTGATTGCCGGTTTAGGATTTGTAGTACTTATTGCCGATTTTTCAATTCCTTGGCGTTCTCGGAGAGCGCACAACCTGACATTGGCTCTGCTGGCCTCCATTGGGCTTATTTTTATTGCAATATACAGTTTTGCGAATCGTTCAGTAGATCCTGAGCATTTATACGAACAATTAATTTTTGTTGATGGGTTTTCCTTAATTTTCAAAATTTTGGCAATGGGAATTGGCGCTGCAGTTACATTAATTTCGATTGATTATGTATATCGTAAAATTAGAAACCCTGGGGAATTCTATGCGCTGATAATTTTTGCAGTACTAGGGGCCGATTTAGTCGCTTCTTCTGGTGAATTGCTAACGGCTTATATTTCCATAGAAGTAATGGCTTTTTGCCTCTACGTACTTGTTGCAATAAGTAGAGGAGATGGTCGTTCTGCAGAAGCGGCAGTTAAATATATCCTTCTTGGATCGCTCTCTTCTGCATTGATGCTTTTAGGTATTGCTATTCTTTTCGGTGCAATTGGCGAAACAACGTTCAGGTACATGGAAAGCGTAATGAGCGCTCTCTTGGGAGGCTCTGGTAACGACCCATCAATGACAGTGATTTTAGGATTGGCATTATTCTTTGCAGGCATAGGTTTCAAGCTGTCCTTAGTTCCTTTTCATTTGTGGGCCCCCGATGTTTATGAAGGTGCACCTACTCCGATTACCGCTTTTATAGCGGTGCTGTCTAAGGCTGCGGTTATTGCTTTGTTAATTCGTTTTCTTGCGGAAGCGGGTTATCGAAGCATGGATGATTGGCAACTCCCACTTGCCATACTTGCTGCTGGCACAATGACTATTGGGACTTTGACAGCATTGGTACAGCAAAATATAAAACGGCTTTTTGCATACAGCAGCATCGCTCAAGTTGGATTTATTCTCGTTGGGTTAATTTCACTTAATGAAAATGGTGTGAATGCTGTTATCTTGCACATGTGTGGCTATGCCTTTACCAACCTTGCAGCATTTTCTGTAATTATGGCAATTGAAGTAGGGCAAGGAGATGAAAGCATTGAGGGATTTAGTGGATTGGCATCACGTTCGCCTTTCATGGCGATGGTAATGGCCTCGTCGCTTTTTTCACTTGCCGGGCTTCCTATTTACGCAGGGTTCGTCACGAAATTTTTATTGTTCACGTCTGCAGTTCAAGCAGGCCTGACATGGTTAATGGTAGTTGCTGTAGTTAATAGCTTAATTTCTCTTTACTATTACATCAGAATAATTAAGCAAATGTACGTCTATGAGGCGGTCAATAGCGTGAGAGTTTCTCCTAGTATTGTGGCTTCAATCCCGATCTGGCTGCTCTTTATTGGTATGGTTCTTATCGGTATATACCCACTTCCTTTGATGACTGCCATAGATAGTGCCACAAATGCTTTAGGTCCATTTTTGGGCTAA